From one Nilaparvata lugens isolate BPH chromosome 2, ASM1435652v1, whole genome shotgun sequence genomic stretch:
- the LOC120350113 gene encoding uncharacterized protein LOC120350113 — protein sequence MHLKCTTDMLPYFHASGHLPYAKSAHIYAQEMTKITEKLSEKELDLFINKGYFTVKRTTRYWSGTWTDMCIEQCLMRPMKSVGGLTHGRGMNESTVNKWILGTPYFIKINEALEEFLDISITYSEQHVELRKSRKLRDQADIDKFTTWFRQHNPLNKESGELVSLSSGFISDESVNCDQAYDIGCAAMKTMIALKN from the exons ATGCATTTAAAATGCACAACAGATATGCTTCCATATTTCCATGCATCAGGCCACTTGCCTTATGCAAAGTCTGCACATATTTATGCCCAAGAAATGACcaaaataactgaaaaactCTCTGAAAAAGAATTAGATCTTTTCATCAACAAGGGATATTTTACTGTGAAAAGAACAACAAGATACTGGTCAGGAACATGGACAGACATGTGCATAGAGCAATGTCTGATGAGGCCAATGAAATCTGTAGGAGGACTCACTCATGGAAGGGGAATGAATGAAAGTACTGTGAATAAATGGATTCTTGGGACACCATACTTCATAAAGATTAATGAAGCATTAGAGGAGTTCTTAGACATTTCTATTACCTACAGTGAACAACATGTTGAGCTGAGAAAGTCAAGAAAACTCAGAGACCAAGCTGATATTGATAAGTTCACCACATGGTTCAGACAACACAATCCATTAAATAAGGAATCTGGAGAGCTAGTTTCATTATCATCTGGTTTCATCAGTGATGAGTCAGTCAACTGTGACCAAGCCTATGACATAGGTTGTGCTGCTATGAAGACAATG ATAGctctcaaaaattga